A region from the Acanthopagrus latus isolate v.2019 chromosome 8, fAcaLat1.1, whole genome shotgun sequence genome encodes:
- the tasor2 gene encoding uncharacterized protein tasor2 isoform X2 translates to MESGNGGASSKGVLVAVSAGSDAFQNNILAPLRSAYLYEESKQSFRYKSAFLIKNPELEEKYNAFREKRKEEGYSEEDLKESYGFLLFDDVNKAHALGETGVLTGNSTCTTLGDPSKGSYISMYSDCLDLNRWYHGKSGYIAIIRLTKGKVKKVLENYTQNFTAPTERFDCHVSEQLPSVSANTSSFLAFERTQYYIYELLNDGSNETVKSPSAACPFAIVSFSYTDTKATLVAPEEKSEEIKQVFHFYPWRGQLQIGTNFYDVGLRSTARALIPAELPPLVKIDRVISMLHLRQLLPRAVFETCFSGEVFLDGLYCSLCELVSTETEETSSVSLLLSEIKEKDIALTVPLSDGGFLFLLHSSHFLTYDDTGSSAIEVLQGIFVFPDSRVIQKDTKFGQRKPAVSSEILRVLPVLSYAEGEVEKTTIDPNEELCEVFAQHMQSYAALINPGLTLSPSRDISIFPDQYDVPDAHKHLYKSPEWTNRAWQNFKSYLSKPVSFQLPVSKASEILAAGQEERMEDLDDDIYFCLSSPEETPVSQANMGSEDQQTCQKSVVNDKKSVDSFIISAKDQVDLTTVPQSECLQPGDATKDTERSDLTFLIRTDDKGTKSVVARSTSDELPAELIVSITSAERTVTDASLNTTTAESATKHNDLQHSGFSKAKVQTEEVNSLNDENVKTKKVSECPDPTNHQTKHRKYRRDNLKSQKEESSTCPELRKSSNIDWRKGRKRKRIFGTLSSKHRKLRSAALAQAVAEEKKSENGQENFESTILMELEALPLRKKTERWDLKPVISECGRILVPHGSVDFVDQIKTLNGRLQSTKDEACHEKMMVDGSPKAHDTVEMEQVSSTVKEMAMDKTGDTTSKDGGNHLQNVDSGNGSLTLNPKSSEHSSKNHCTDTPPLKTVQEKHTDSPSAGKCATKSEFLLKKLKSVLLRGKRKIGIIVSQDNTADTTQDTQPCLKKGKVESESGMLKNNDATASAEDTNLDVKEVSKMLSVDPLFAYALGLTPKNKTKIEDKQIIAEGQDTHERKDLLETQEDTILDKQPQIIQRPLSIFPRRGRIKTLKKHQGISEEHVKKKCSPFQVSPLSGSTRLLHRHQTMYGDGIKTLHYSVDKEDRSENNHRTPEYLTKQMARRRKFRQSRTFVVKDDSLQITKQWKANYNFNLDSRFTNDTKERAIVRAIHGPWDLSIQDTNEEVRLIVHMWIGLFYSRSTARFFHFDSNCSTPCPEENDSLEVSSGMVSGPAQCEVKAKSLDPCPVATDSSETLISKALDLSKKDNALLDQGSVILDLSLRNSNVETVTSNLQANKKNTSLSAEKKEAGATLNTLESSVGLQSSCRNSVHSTNTTSEVNDVRRTYESKTTSTTLQKAVCLEYSDVPSSKGGGTLISIQDKTASVSTQLEDHKTDSRLGLLLHRFNNEKTDMKEDIGKSCATEMSFLQKQKSSRSLTDKEMDLNKKAGDAGATIERDDIESKDGENLQVKEKPHQESSKESFAKMIHTGDDSTEEESGTVCNASLTENEKQSSREEPEAVLAGNAENVDKDEACHAVCEVKVTEDDHFGKEDGLDAKDNHFSDVEADSDVNDQPSPMMCDGPDSVKENCISECNGQTSFDEQPPQPDSQGEACHDLELRKLCPNGSALADEHAISDKAPQATSEMELIDDEPAVEENLEKGVCLVDLRDDTLPMVSDGPDLVKDCITAYNGQTPLDEESSQAKSKDDACNGSELGKVCANGSALTDEYAILEKAPRTPSDMEPVDNGSAVEENTESGTCLADLSDKPMSTLDGPDSVKDFAPPCTGQAPLNEQPLQTDNKEDTCPSLQLRKLCANDGVFTDELPISEKAPHTQSDMEPIDNETAVDENSENCISLGVLSDQPIPMICDGTDSVKKDCITECHQQAPLDVQPCKAENKGDTCHDLQLRNVCADDSALRDEHAISEKAPHPSSEMEPIKNELVAKSNSENNTSSADEAHFQKSELPRSDESTHSLVGSSAGGSASKKNDTVSTASQKKAMATFSGSFHDLEDQDTKSDEEELNAENSQSCSPQCVTVTECETEGALNKEINLKIDETSKGLEKIDGRIVIPFIGIDISGEDVVQSDDSHSEDNVEEEQGENKISFIRENTYPETVPPKEVCSTSQVFSKKGELSAGKKSIFDERETNQLEISESEPDERCPTPTMDEEPYQYLTCYDPSSSSSSPSFSGSETCKIKTQQHLGRRLKFIKDEMPFDRKLKSAVGSDPSPQLGLRPDLELRTLRVLQSIGKFLSQSGHPDKSSQIKTVDTEHSLDQKDKHQDMSTGHNYCHPHTSFSSTELMQAITPNVDQDGSKTTLQTNLGHESRSNSQRPIMAVKPSKSDEIHTPLVTYIPPTSMLFEIKTERNSEGFNDDMQVASEHSSKVSCLANLWDSKSNSNIAQFHQYQGRDPSILKQSPSSLPFQSFESAKTFSELVDGNQCFLTNSLAEKAVQTTNKSIEMDQKGCSDASTSVTNYKDDGVMNDSLFLGPQSSITCTVFNTSRKRPVSFLEQLSQRCLQEDLTLASMEQECLIFSEQMKQLLKRSNRGPIQQLDADDRLNVPCSSPVTVHFSNLEEEEDSLDYLDAPSLVGQKIEVDMSNKTDLAEEENTLHTQKSSHRTGNPMEHAGVSNVTAECARLYKEIMNDVCAVKTTRPKHFTLDRGYPKTEPSNHFDFCDQMKRDMDESFRSSLNSLVKKSCKTKYRFYILMTSDDTFFDETKAQLEAEGHTAVQPSEFFLDEGSTPSLLIIIRNEDIAEHICEVPHLLELKKSPGVQFAGIDEPDDVVNLTHQELFMRGGFVMFDRAALESLSLCNMKQISEILQELSRTGKWKWMLHYRDSRRMKENARLSTEAKEKTKFLNWCQEMGILEVLPYHECDLMSRDQPDYLTCLVRLQVQNISARYPVFITDTTTDSGFGTNGILTLTFSSFLTSKTFAVLP, encoded by the exons GCTCATGCACTTGGAGAAACTGGTGTGCTCACTGGGAACAGCACATGCACAACTCTGGGAGATCCATCAAAGG gTAGTTACATATCAATGTACTCTGACTGTCTGGATCTAAATCGCTGGTATCATGGCAAATCTGGATACATTGCCATCATAAGGCTGACAAAG GGTAAAGTTAAAAAGGTTTTAGAGAACTACACCCAGAATTTCACTGCGCCAACTGAGAGGTTTGACTGCCATGTGTCAGAACAGCTGCCCTCTGTATCGGCCAACACCAGCTCCTTTCTTGCCTTCGAGAGGACCCAG TATTACATTTATGAGCTGCTAAATGATGGAAGCAATGAGACAGTAAAATCTCCCAGTGCTGCCTGCCCTTTTGCCATTGTATCATTTTCATACACGGATACCAAAGCAACACTTGTAGCACCAGAGGAGAAAAG TGAGGAGATAAAACAAG TTTTTCATTTCTATCCGTGGAGGGGTCAGCTTCAAATAGGTACCAATTTCTATGATGTTGGCTTGAGGTCTACAGCAAGGGCCTTGATCCCTGCCGAACT gCCACCATTGGTGAAAATTGACAGAGTCATTTCCATGTTGCATCTGAGACAGCTTTTGCCAAGGGCTGTCTTTGAAACCTGCTTCTCTGGTGAAG TCTTTCTGGATGGCTTATACTGCAGTCTGTGTGAGTTGGTGTCTACTGAGACGGAGGAAACAAGCTCAGTCTCTCTGCTTCTGAGTGAGATCAAGGAGAAAGATATT GCTCTCACTGTTCCACTGAGTGAtggtggttttctttttctgctgcactCCTCCCACTTCCTCACATATGATG ATACTGGGTCCAGTGCAATTGAGGTCCTGCAAGGCATATTTGTGTTTCCAGATTCACGAGTTATACAAAAAG acacaaaatTTGGACAGCGAAAGCCTGCCGTGTCATCGGAAATCCTGCGTGTTTTGCCTGTGCTAAGTTATGCTGAGGGCGAAGTTGAGAAAACAACCATTGACCCCAATGAAGAACTGTGTGAAGTATTTGCCCAGCATATGCAGAGCTACGCAGCACTAATAAACCCTGGGTTGACACTGAGTCCTTCAAGGGATATCAGCATCTTTCCAGATCAGTATGATGTGCCAGACGCCCATAAGCACCTTTACAAATCCCCGGAGTGGACTAACAGGGCGTGGCAGAACTTCAAGTCATACTTGAGCAAACCCGTCTCTTTTCAACTACCAGTATCCAAGGCTTCAGAAATCCTGGCGGCTGGACAGGAGGAGCGAATGGAAGACCTTGATGATGATATCTACTTTTGTCTGTCGTCTCCTGAGGAGACACCAGTCAGTCAGGCCAACATGGGATCAGAGGACCAACAGACATGCCAGAAATCTGTTGTAAATGATAAGAAATCTGTGGACAGTTTTATAATAAGTGCTAAAGACCAAGTTGACTTAACAACTGTGCCTCAAAGTGAGTGTTTGCAACCTGGAGATGCTACCAAAGACACTGAAAGATCAGATCTGACATTTCTAATCAGAACTGATGATAAGGGGACAAAAAGTGTGGTAGCTCGCTCTACATCAGATGAACTTCCTGCAGAGCTGATTGTCAGCATCACTTCGGCAGAGCGAACTGTCACTGATGCGAGTTTAAACACGACTACTGCTGAATCTGCAACAAAGCATAATGACTTACAGCATTCTGGTTTTTCAAAAGCCAAAGTACAAACGGAAGAAGTGAACTCCCTGAATGATGAGAATGTCAAAACCAAGAAGGTTTCTGAATGCCCTGACCCCACCAATCACCAAACAAAACATAGGAAATACCGCAGGGACAACTTGAAGAGTCAGAAAGAAGAATCATCAACCTGCCCAGAGTTGAGAAAGTCTTCAAATATTGATTGGAGAAAAGGGCGAAAGCGAAAGCGCATATTTGGAACACTATCGTCAAAACACAGAAAGCTGAGATCTGCAGCTCTTGCTCAAGCAgtggcagaggagaaaaaatctgaaaatggaCAGGAGAACTTTGAAAGTACCATTTTAATGGAACTTGAAGCTTTACCTCTGAGAAAGAAAACTGAGCGCTGGGACTTAAAACCAGTTATCAGTGAATGTGGAAGAATCTTGGTTCCTCATGGCTCAGTAGACTTTGTTGATCAGATTAAGACTTTAAATGGTAGGCTTCAGTCTACAAAAGATGAAGCATGCCATGAAAAAATGATGGTTGATGGCTCTCCAAAGGCTCATGACACAGTTGAGATGGAACAAGTGTCAAGCACTGTTAAAGAGATGGCAATGGATAAAACAGGGGACACAACATCTAAGGATGGAGGAAACCATCTTCAAAACGTTGACAGTGGCAATGGTTCATTAACTTTGAATCCAAAAAGTAGTGAACATTCTTCAAAGAATCATTGCACAGACACTCCACCCTTAAAAACAGttcaagaaaaacacactgattccCCCTCTGCAGGAAAGTGTGCAACCAAGAGTGAATTTCTgttgaaaaaactgaaatcagtTCTTCTaaggggaaagagaaaaattgGAATCATTGTGTCACAGGACAACACTGCAGATACCACCCAGGACACTCAACCTTGTCTCAAGAAGGGCAAAGTTGAGTCGGAATCTGGGATGCTGAAGAATAATGATGCAACTGCCAGTGCTGAGGACACCAATTTGGATGTCAAGGAAGTTTCAAAGATGCTTTCAGTTGACCCTCTTTTTGCATATGCCCTAGGCTTGACCCctaaaaataagacaaagaTAGAAGATAAGCAGATAATAGCTGAGGGTCAGGATACTCATGAAAGGAAAGACTTGTTGGAGACACAAGAAGATACCATTTTGGACAAACAACCTCAAATCATACAAAGGCCTTTATCCATTTTTCCAAGAAGGGGTCGGATTAAAACACTCAAAAAGCATCAAGGCATCTCTGAAGAACAtgtcaaaaagaaat GTTCACCTTTCCAGGTATCTCCTTTAAGTGGTTCTACAAGACTGCTGCACCGTCACCAAACAATGTATGGCGATGGAATTAAAACACTACACTACTCTGTTGATAAGGAAGACAGAAGTGAAAACAACCACAGGACTCCAGAATACCTGACAAAACAGATGGCACGCAGAAGAAAGTTCAGGCAGTCGCGTACCTTTGTCGTCAAAGATGATTCTCTACAAATCACAAAGCAATGGAAAGCAAACTATAATTTTAATCTAGACAGCAGGTTTACGAATGACACAAAGGAAAGAGCTATCGTTCGTGCTATACATGG CCCATGGGATTTGTCCATCCAAGACACCAATGAAGAGGTTCGGCTTATCGTCCACATGTGGATAGGTCTGTTCTACAGCAGGTCAACAGCCAGGTTCTTTCATTTTGACTCAAACTGTTCAACCCCATGTCCAGAAGAAAATGATTCTTTGGAAGTGTCCAGTGGAATGGTGTCAGGCCCAGCTCAGTGTGAGGTCAAAGCCAAGTCATTGGATCCTTGCCCGGTTGCAACAGATAGTTCAGAGACTTTGATTTCAAAAGCTTTGGACCTCAGCAAAAAAGATAACGCTCTCTTGGACCAAGGATCTGTAATTTTGGACTTGTCATTAAGAAACTCCAATGTAGAGACTGTCACTTCAAACCTGCAAGCCAACAAAAAGAATACCTCTTTGTCcgctgaaaagaaagaagctggTGCAACATTGAACACACTCGAGTCATCCGTGGGACTACAGAGT TCTTGCAGAAACAGTGTACACTCCACAAATACTACCAGTGAGGTGAATGATGTCAGAAGGACCTATGAAAGCAAAACGACATCTACCACATTGCAAAAAGCTGTCTGCCTGGAGTACTCGGATGTACCATCTTCTAAAGGTGGTGGAACATTGATTTCCATACAGGACAAGACGGCAAGTGTATCCACTCAGCTTGAAGATCATAAGACTGATTCAAGACTTGGCCTTTTGTTACATCGATTCAACAATGAGAAGACAGATATGAAAGAGGACATTGGCAAGTCTTGTGCTACAGAGATGAGttttctgcagaaacagaaatcGTCAAGATCTCTGACAGACAAAGAGATGGATTTGAACAAAAAAGCTGGAGATGCAGGTGCTACAATTGAGCGTGATGACATTGAATCCAAAGATGGGGAAAACTTGCAAGTGAAAGAAAAGCCACACCAAGAGAGCAGTAAAGAAAGTTTTGCAAAAATGATTCACACAGGTGATGATTCGACAGAAGAAGAATCGGGTACTGTCTGCAATGCAAGTCTTACTGAAAATGAGAAGCAGTCTTCAAGGGAGGAACCTGAAGCAGTCTTAGCAGGCAATGCTGAAAATGTTGATAAAGATGAGGCTTGTCATGCAGTATGTGAAGTTAAAGTGACTGAAGACGATCACTTTGGGAAAGAAGATGGACTTGATGCGAAAGACAATCACTTTTCAGATGTAGAAgctgacagtgatgtgaatgatCAGCCATCTCCTATGATGTGTGATGGCCCAGACTCAGTAAAGGAGAATTGCATCTCAGAGTGTAATGGCCAAACATCATTTGATGAGCAACCACCTCAACCAGACAGCCAAGGAGAAGCCTGCCATGATTTGGAGTTAAGGAAGCTGTGTCCAAATGGCAGTGCATTGGCAGATGAACATGCCATTTCAGACAAAGCTCCTCAAGCAACATCAGAAATGGAGCTGATTGACGATGAGCCTGCAGTTGAGGAAAATTTGGAAAAAGGTGTCTGTCTGGTAGATTTGAGAGATGATACATTACCAATGGTGTCTGATGGCCCAGACTTGGTCAAAGACTGTATCACAGCATATAATGGCCAAACACCATTGGATGAGGAATCATCTCAAGCAAAAAGCAAAGACGATGCCTGCAATGGTTCTGAGTTAGGAAAGGTATGTGCAAATGGCAGTGCATTGACAGATGAATATGCCATTTTAGAAAAAGCTCCTCGTACTCCATCAGACATGGAGCCTGTTGATAATGGATCTGCAGTTGAGGAGAATACAGAAAGTGGTACTTGTTTGGCAGATTTGAGTGATAAGCCAATGTCAACACTTGATGGCCCAGACTCAGTGAAGGATTTTGCCCCACCGTGTACTGGCCAAGCTCCACTGAATGAGCAACCACttcagacagacaacaaagaaGATACCTGCCCCAGTTTACAGTTAAGAAAACTGTGTGCAAATGACGGTGTGTTCACAGATGAACTGCCCATTTCAGAAAAAGCTCCTCATACTCAATCAGACATGGAGCCTATTGATAATGAAACTGCAGTTGATGAGAATTCTGAAAATTGTATTTCTTTGGGAGTTTTAAGTGATCAGCCAATACCTATGATATGTGATGGCACGGACTCAGTAAAAAAGGATTGTATCACAGAGTGTCATCAGCAGGCACCTTTGGATGTGCAACCATGTAAAGCAGAGAACAAAGGAGATACCTGCCATGATTTACAGttgagaaatgtgtgtgcagatgaCAGTGCATTAAGAGATGAACATGCCATTTCAGAAAAGGCTCCTCATCCTTCATCAGAAATGGAGCCTATTAAAAATGAACTTGTAGCCAAGTCAAATTCTGAAAATAATACTTCTTCGGCAGATgaagcacattttcagaaatcaGAATTGCCCAGATCTGATGAGAGCACCCACTCATTGGTTGGGTCTTCTGCTGGTGGGTCAGCTtccaagaaaaatgacactgttTCAACAGCAAGCCAAAAAAAAGCAATGGCAACCTTCAGTGGGAGTTTTCATGATCTTGAAGATCAGGATACCAAATCAGATGAGGAAGAGCTAAATGCTGAAAACAGTCAGTCTTGTTCACCTCAGTGTGTCACTGTAACAGAGTGTGAAACCGAGGGGGCattgaataaagaaataaatctcAAAATTGATGAAACAAGCAAAGGATTGGAAAAGATAGATGGTCGGATTGTAATTCCATTTATTGGAATAGATATCTCTGGAGAAGATGTAGTGCAATCAGACGACTCTCACTCCGAGGACAATGTCGAGGAAGAACAAGGCGAGAACAAAATATCCTTTATCCGTGAAAATACTTACCCTGAAACTGTCCCACCCAAAGAGGTATGCAGTACATCTCAGGTTTTCAGTAAAAAGGGAGAACTCTCTGCTGgcaaaaaatcaatttttgatGAAAGGGAAACCAACCAGCTAGAGATCTCAGAAAGTGAACCTGATGAAAGGTGCCCTACCCCAACTATGGATGAGGAACCATATCAGTACCTTACATGTTATGACcccagtagtagtagtagtagtccTTCCTTTAGTGGTAGTGAAACCTGCAAAATCAAGACTCAGCAACATCTTGGCAGAAGATTAAAATTTATAAAGGATGAGATGCCATTTGATCGAAAACTCAAATCTGCAGTTGGCAGTGATCCCAGCCCTCAACTTGGTCTTCGTCCTGATCTTGAACTAAGAACTCTAAGAGTTCTACAAAGTATAGGCAAATTCCTCTCCCAGTCAGGCCACCCTGACAAATCCAGCCAGATTAAAACTGTCGATACAGAACACTCTCTTGATCAGAAAGATAAACATCAGGACATGTCCACTGGACATAATTATTGTCACCCCCACACATCTTTTTCTTCTACTGAGTTAATGCAAGCCATTACACCAAATGTTGACCAAGATGGATCTAAAACAACATTACAAACCAATTTAGGTCATGAGTCACGTTCAAACAGTCAACGCCCTATCATGGCTGTGAAACCATCTAAGAGTGACGAAATACACACCCCTTTAGTCACATACATCCCTCCAACTTCCATGCTGTTTGAGatcaagacagaaagaaactcTGAAGGATTTAATGATGATATGCAGGTGGCCAGTGAGCATTCTTCTAAGGTCAGTTGTTTAGCAAATCTTTGGGACAGTAAGTCTAACTCAAATATAGCTCAATTCCATCAATACCAAGGAAGGGACCCTTCAATACTCAAGCAGAGTCCATCATCTCTTCCCTTTCAGTCTTTTGAATCTGCAAAAACCTTCTCTGAACTTGTTGATGGAAACCAATGTTTCTTGACAAACAGTTTAGCTGAAAAAGCTGTGCAAACAACTAACAAGAGCATTGAGATGGATCAGAAAGGCTGCTCAGATGCATCGACTTCAGTTACAAATTACAAGGATGATGGCGTAATGAATGACAGTCTCTTCCTGGGACCTCAAAGTTCAATCACATGCACAGTTTTTAACACCAGCAGGAAGAGACCAGTTTCATTTCTGGAGCAGCTTTCTCAGAGGTGTCTACAAGAAGACCTTACTCTGGCATCAATGGAACAAGAGTGCCTTATCTTCtcagaacaaatgaaacaacttTTGAAAAGGAGTAACAGGGGACCCATCCAACAGCTGGATGCAGATGACAGACTGAATGTGCCTTGCTCCAGTCCTGTGACTGTGCACTTTTCCAATctagaggaagaggaggattcATTGGATTACTTGGACGCACCTTCACTTGTGGGACAGAAAATTGAGGTAGACATGTCTAACAAGACAGACCtggcagaggaagaaaatactTTGCATACTCAAAAATCATCTCACAGAACAGGCAACCCAATGGAGCATGCTGGAGTTTCAAATGTGACTGCAGAATGTGCCAGACTGTACAAGGAAATTATGAATGATGTTTGTGCTGTCAAAACTACTAGACCGAAACACTTCACATTGGATAGAGGTTACCCAAAGACTGAACCAAGTAACCATTTTGACTTCTGTGATCAAATGAAGAGAGACATGGATGAGAGTTTTCGAAGTAGTCTGAATTCTCTTGTGAAGAAATCCTGTAAAACGAAGTACAGATTCTACATATTAATGACATCAGATGACACCTTCTTTGATGAAACCAAG gcacagttGGAGGCAGAGGGACATACTGCTGTACAGCCATCAGAGTTCTTCCTTGATGAGGGTAGTACACCAtctctcctcatcatcatcaggaatGAAGACATTGCAGAGCACATTTGTGAG GTACCACACTTGCTCGAGCTGAAGAAGTCACCAGGTGTGCAGTTTGCAGGAATTGATGAACCAGATGATGTTGTGAACCTCACCCATCAGGAGCTCTTCATGAGGGGTGGTTTTGTAATGTTTGACAGAGCGGCACTGGAGTCCCTCAGCCTTT gcaacatgaaacaaatatcAGAAATCTTGCAAGAGCTGAGCAGAACGGGGAAGTGGAAATGGATGTTGCACTACAGAGACAGCCGTCgaatgaaagaaaatgcaaG GTTGAGTACAGAGGCAAAAGAGAAGACCAAGTTCCTAAACTGGTGCCAAGAAATGGGAATATTGGAGGTCTTGCCTTACCATGAGTGTGACCTCATGTCAAGAGATCAGCCTGACTATCTCACATGTTTGGTCCGTCTGCAGGTCCAGAATATATCAGCCCGCTACCCTGTTTTTATAACTG ATACTACAACAGACAGCGGATTTGGAACAAATGGAATTTTAACACTGACTTTCAGCTCCTTCTTGACAAGCAAAACATTTGCAGTCTTACCTTAA